A section of the Sulfurovum riftiae genome encodes:
- a CDS encoding primosomal protein N', giving the protein MYCYVVSLLRSSAPGLTYSSKQSLKTGSVVSVPLKSTQKEAVVVREVEKPDFETSEIISVTDRYHSSEQMEIAKFISEYYFSSFSEAISLFLPFRQKSVQRSAFSVQVKPQLSFPQQKAYDQLLQKERALLFGVTGSGKTEIFISLMAKMLEEGKTSIFLMPEISLTPQMEKRLKVYFGDAVAMWHSKITKKKKESILAGIEEGRIRIIAGARSALFVPLPDLGLIIVDEEHDDSYKAQTRPRYHARDVTVLMGQKLGAKVVLASATPSVTSYYKYDVVKLEKPYVETKKSYRFIAGDSISAPILKALHQNFLQKDQSLLFLPTRGNFKYLYCEQCGKTHLCPYCSVGMALHRKHRHLKCHYCNFTEAIVDTCTHCGHTPLKSERMGTVEAIETISSTIEGIQIEQFDKDSITTAKRLKEALRRFESGESHLLLGTQMLSKGHDYANITLSVIMGLDYILGLADYRARERAMSLLFQIAGRSGRAKEANVIVQTGDAEFFKTYLNDYEDFIKDELAFLEMAGYPPFVSLARILIAHKDEAKAGKITLDTVTKLKVFEEIEIVGHGKAPVERIANKFRFQILLRAKNRVPLLKALHSVDCREIEIDMDPVEFS; this is encoded by the coding sequence GTGTATTGTTATGTAGTTTCACTTCTCAGGTCAAGCGCACCCGGATTGACCTACTCTTCCAAACAATCATTAAAAACAGGCTCTGTTGTTTCAGTCCCTCTGAAAAGCACTCAAAAAGAAGCTGTTGTTGTCAGAGAAGTTGAAAAGCCTGATTTTGAAACGTCTGAGATCATTTCTGTAACGGATAGATATCATAGTTCTGAACAGATGGAGATTGCGAAATTTATTTCTGAATATTATTTCTCTTCGTTTTCGGAGGCAATTTCTTTATTTTTGCCCTTTAGGCAAAAAAGCGTTCAGCGTTCAGCGTTCAGCGTTCAGGTTAAACCTCAGTTATCTTTTCCTCAGCAAAAAGCCTATGACCAGCTCTTACAAAAAGAGAGAGCTTTGCTTTTCGGTGTGACAGGTTCGGGGAAAACAGAAATTTTTATTTCTTTGATGGCAAAGATGCTGGAAGAGGGTAAAACATCCATTTTTTTGATGCCGGAGATCTCCCTGACGCCGCAAATGGAGAAACGTCTGAAGGTCTATTTCGGGGATGCGGTGGCGATGTGGCACTCCAAGATCACGAAGAAGAAAAAAGAAAGTATTCTCGCAGGCATTGAAGAAGGCAGGATCAGAATCATTGCAGGTGCCAGATCGGCTCTCTTTGTTCCGCTTCCCGATTTGGGATTGATCATCGTGGATGAGGAGCATGACGACTCGTACAAGGCACAGACCAGACCGCGGTATCATGCACGGGATGTGACTGTTCTGATGGGGCAGAAACTGGGTGCAAAAGTCGTATTGGCCTCGGCGACACCTTCCGTAACGAGCTACTACAAGTATGATGTGGTCAAGCTGGAAAAACCCTATGTTGAAACGAAGAAATCGTATCGCTTCATAGCGGGAGACAGCATCAGTGCGCCGATCTTGAAAGCATTGCATCAAAATTTTTTACAGAAGGACCAGTCCCTTCTTTTTCTGCCGACAAGAGGGAATTTCAAGTATCTTTACTGCGAACAGTGCGGCAAGACTCATCTCTGTCCCTACTGCTCTGTAGGGATGGCTCTGCACAGGAAGCATCGGCATCTGAAATGCCACTACTGCAACTTCACCGAAGCCATTGTCGATACCTGTACGCACTGTGGACATACACCACTCAAGAGTGAACGTATGGGGACGGTGGAAGCCATCGAGACGATCTCCTCAACGATCGAAGGTATTCAGATAGAGCAGTTCGACAAAGACAGTATTACGACGGCAAAGAGACTCAAAGAGGCACTCAGGCGTTTTGAGAGTGGAGAGAGTCACCTTCTGCTTGGAACACAGATGCTGAGCAAAGGGCATGACTATGCGAACATTACGCTCTCCGTGATCATGGGGTTGGATTATATATTGGGGCTGGCAGATTACCGGGCGAGAGAACGGGCGATGTCCCTGCTTTTTCAGATAGCGGGGCGAAGCGGAAGGGCCAAAGAGGCGAATGTGATAGTACAGACAGGGGATGCGGAATTTTTCAAAACGTATCTGAATGACTATGAAGATTTCATCAAAGACGAACTGGCATTCCTGGAGATGGCAGGGTATCCTCCTTTTGTCTCCCTGGCACGCATTCTCATTGCGCATAAAGATGAGGCAAAAGCAGGAAAGATCACTCTGGATACCGTTACCAAACTCAAAGTATTTGAAGAGATCGAGATCGTGGGGCACGGGAAAGCACCGGTGGAGCGGATCGCCAATAAATTTAGATTCCAGATTTTGCTCAGAGCAAAAAACAGAGTACCGTTGTTAAAAGCACTGCACAGTGTAGACTGTAGAGAGATCGAGATTGATATGGACCCGGTCGAATTTTCATAA
- the ispG gene encoding flavodoxin-dependent (E)-4-hydroxy-3-methylbut-2-enyl-diphosphate synthase, with product MDNLKERVKTKKIFVGDVAVGGDAPISVQSMTYSDTRDVAATVEQINRLHFAGADMVRVAVPEMEDALALQAIKEQISLPLIADIHFNYKLALEAAKWVDCIRFNPGNIGEKGRIKEIVKACQERDLPIRIGVNAGSLEKEFDQKYGATAEGMVASAEYNIKFLEDLGFTDIKVSLKASDVDRTVDAYRMLRPKNAYPFHLGVTEAGTIFHATVKSAIGLGTLLLDGIGDTLRVSITGELEEEIKVGKAILKDSGRVQEGLNIISCPTCGRIEADLVSAVAEVEKRTAHIKTPMDVSVMGCVVNAIGEAKHADVAIAYGKGAGLVMVKGEVVARLPESELVDRFVQEVENFAKQNSK from the coding sequence ATGGATAATTTGAAAGAACGTGTCAAAACAAAAAAAATATTTGTCGGTGATGTTGCGGTAGGCGGTGATGCACCCATCTCCGTGCAGTCGATGACCTACTCCGATACACGTGATGTAGCAGCAACAGTAGAACAGATCAACCGTCTGCATTTTGCCGGGGCCGATATGGTACGTGTGGCAGTACCGGAAATGGAAGATGCCCTGGCACTTCAGGCGATAAAGGAGCAGATCTCCCTGCCGTTGATCGCAGATATACACTTTAACTACAAACTGGCACTCGAAGCGGCGAAGTGGGTGGATTGCATACGCTTCAATCCGGGGAATATAGGTGAGAAAGGACGTATCAAAGAGATTGTCAAGGCATGCCAGGAACGTGACCTTCCTATCCGTATCGGGGTGAATGCCGGTTCTTTGGAGAAAGAGTTCGACCAGAAGTATGGTGCGACGGCTGAGGGTATGGTGGCAAGTGCGGAGTACAACATCAAATTCCTTGAAGATCTCGGGTTTACCGATATCAAGGTCTCGCTCAAAGCCTCCGATGTGGACAGAACGGTGGATGCCTACAGGATGCTGCGTCCCAAAAATGCATATCCGTTCCATCTGGGTGTTACCGAGGCGGGAACAATCTTTCATGCAACAGTGAAATCGGCGATCGGTCTTGGTACCCTATTGCTTGACGGTATTGGTGATACGTTGCGCGTTTCCATTACCGGCGAACTCGAAGAGGAGATCAAGGTAGGCAAAGCCATTTTGAAAGACTCCGGACGTGTACAGGAGGGGCTGAATATCATCTCCTGCCCGACCTGCGGGCGTATCGAGGCGGACCTTGTCTCTGCTGTGGCTGAGGTTGAGAAGCGGACAGCACATATCAAGACCCCGATGGATGTTTCGGTGATGGGGTGTGTGGTCAATGCCATCGGGGAAGCGAAACATGCGGATGTGGCCATTGCCTACGGCAAGGGGGCAGGGCTTGTGATGGTCAAGGGTGAAGTGGTCGCCAGGCTGCCGGAGAGTGAATTGGTAGACCGGTTTGTCCAGGAAGTAGAGAATTTTGCAAAGCAAAATTCTAAGTGA
- a CDS encoding replicative DNA helicase — MENMYNLNIERAVLSAIIFDPEIYEEIAAKLNPHDFYLPFHQHVFLAMEELSREEKPIDEEFIKSRLQTMGKFDEVAMLDLLSANPISNTAAYLSEIKAKSSKRALATLATEIKKVTIEDDLPAEEVMNLVEKKLYEITQNNTNEDFRESKEITLAMMDEINRLKALGNSKLIGTDTGFKNLNDKTSGFGKGDLVIIAARPAMGKTALVLNMALKAIERNEGVAFFSLEMPAEQLMLRLLSAKTSIPLQQLRIGDLRDEQWSQLSAATDELSQKKLFVDDGGYATIHHVRSKLRKLKAQHPEISVAIIDYLQLMSGEGKEGRQQEVSEISRGLKQLARELQIPIVALSQLNRGLEARENKRPMLSDLRESGAIEQDADIILFVYRDDVYREAKEKEKEMKAKAEGKEYTSDFRKKSEEEAEIIIGKQRNGPTGTVDLIFQKQYTRFVDASHSPAFEVVYEESDIPANTGNISVDMPPI, encoded by the coding sequence ATGGAAAACATGTATAACCTCAATATCGAGCGTGCGGTACTCTCTGCGATCATCTTCGATCCGGAGATCTATGAGGAGATCGCTGCAAAGCTTAACCCGCATGATTTCTATCTGCCTTTTCATCAGCATGTCTTTTTGGCAATGGAAGAACTAAGCCGGGAAGAAAAACCCATCGATGAAGAATTCATCAAAAGCAGACTGCAGACGATGGGCAAGTTCGATGAGGTAGCGATGCTTGACCTTCTCTCGGCCAATCCGATCTCCAATACGGCTGCCTATCTGAGCGAGATCAAGGCGAAGTCGAGCAAAAGAGCTTTGGCGACGCTGGCAACGGAGATCAAGAAGGTTACCATCGAAGATGACCTGCCCGCCGAAGAGGTAATGAACCTTGTAGAGAAGAAACTCTATGAGATCACCCAGAACAACACCAATGAAGATTTCAGGGAATCCAAGGAGATCACCCTTGCGATGATGGATGAGATCAACCGTCTCAAAGCGTTGGGGAATTCCAAGCTGATCGGTACCGATACGGGATTCAAGAATCTTAATGACAAAACATCGGGTTTCGGTAAAGGGGACCTGGTCATAATCGCGGCTAGGCCGGCGATGGGGAAAACGGCACTGGTACTCAATATGGCGCTTAAGGCTATTGAACGAAATGAAGGGGTGGCTTTCTTTTCTCTGGAGATGCCCGCAGAACAGCTGATGCTCAGGCTGCTTTCTGCAAAGACTTCCATACCTCTGCAGCAGCTTAGAATTGGGGACCTGCGTGACGAACAGTGGAGCCAGCTCTCTGCTGCGACGGATGAACTCTCCCAGAAGAAACTCTTTGTTGATGACGGCGGGTATGCGACCATTCACCATGTACGGAGCAAGCTTCGAAAGCTCAAGGCGCAGCATCCGGAGATCTCTGTTGCGATCATTGACTATCTGCAGCTAATGAGTGGCGAGGGGAAAGAGGGCAGACAGCAGGAGGTCTCTGAGATCTCCAGAGGCTTGAAGCAGCTGGCCAGGGAGCTGCAGATACCTATCGTTGCTCTTTCCCAGCTCAACCGTGGGCTCGAGGCCAGAGAGAACAAGCGTCCCATGCTTTCGGATCTGCGTGAATCCGGAGCGATCGAGCAGGATGCCGATATTATCCTCTTTGTTTACCGTGACGATGTCTACCGTGAAGCCAAAGAGAAAGAGAAAGAGATGAAAGCGAAGGCGGAAGGCAAAGAGTATACGTCCGACTTCAGGAAAAAATCGGAAGAAGAAGCGGAGATCATCATAGGGAAACAGAGGAACGGGCCTACGGGTACGGTCGATCTGATCTTCCAGAAGCAGTACACGCGTTTTGTGGATGCTTCGCACTCCCCGGCTTTTGAAGTCGTTTATGAAGAGAGTGATATTCCTGCCAATACAGGCAATATCTCCGTGGATATGCCGCCGATCTGA
- a CDS encoding ComEC/Rec2 family competence protein, with the protein MEKPKLFESKKSFVWTMVVLFMLFLIHLGWEYRNYTEFISKPFYFTHATVLNAYEKTKGKRSYQVLKLQSDEGLTFYTTTHRKMSLKDKRLRLQIFPTKQITFSDYLGSFYVKSRIRKSEDLPSSLKDTLREKVASQHDDASLASFYNAIFFAIPLNKELREKIALLGVSHLVALSGFHLGILWGLVYGLLLLLYRPLQQRYFPYRYALFDVGMVTVSVLGLYLWFVGFPPSLLRSYAMLLVGWAVLLMGMELLSFYFLFTVAALLLVLFPSLSVSLGFWLSVAGVFYIFLLLQYTRQYNKWMITFLIIPVGIFVLMLPIVHTVFGTTGPYQLLSPLLSVLFIPFYPAVMLLHLLGMGSLFDPALLWLFSLPSTGEQHLFPLWGAALYVALSFAAIRYRYAFYLLLGIAFVYAAILFA; encoded by the coding sequence ATGGAAAAGCCCAAACTGTTTGAAAGCAAAAAAAGTTTTGTCTGGACCATGGTTGTGCTCTTCATGCTTTTCCTCATCCATCTGGGATGGGAATATAGAAATTATACGGAATTCATCTCCAAACCGTTTTACTTTACCCATGCAACTGTTCTCAATGCTTATGAGAAAACAAAGGGAAAACGCAGTTATCAGGTCCTGAAGCTGCAGAGTGATGAGGGCTTGACATTCTACACGACAACCCATCGAAAAATGTCACTGAAAGATAAACGCTTACGCTTGCAGATCTTTCCCACTAAACAGATCACTTTTTCAGACTATCTGGGCAGTTTTTATGTCAAAAGCCGTATCAGGAAGAGTGAGGATCTCCCTTCTTCTTTGAAAGATACGCTGCGGGAGAAAGTGGCGTCACAGCATGACGATGCTTCTTTGGCTTCCTTTTACAATGCGATCTTTTTTGCCATACCCCTGAACAAAGAACTCAGGGAAAAGATAGCACTTCTGGGTGTAAGCCACCTGGTGGCGCTCAGCGGCTTCCATCTGGGGATATTGTGGGGACTGGTCTATGGCCTGCTTTTGCTTCTGTACCGGCCGCTTCAGCAGCGCTATTTTCCCTACCGGTATGCCCTTTTCGATGTGGGGATGGTCACGGTATCGGTCCTGGGCCTTTACCTCTGGTTCGTCGGCTTCCCGCCTTCGCTGCTGCGCTCCTATGCGATGCTTCTGGTGGGATGGGCAGTCCTTCTGATGGGTATGGAACTGCTTAGTTTCTATTTTCTTTTTACCGTGGCTGCACTGCTTCTGGTCCTCTTCCCCTCACTCTCTGTTTCTCTCGGTTTCTGGCTTTCGGTCGCCGGGGTTTTCTATATCTTCCTGCTGCTGCAGTATACCAGGCAGTACAATAAATGGATGATCACGTTCCTGATCATCCCTGTAGGTATCTTCGTTCTAATGCTTCCCATTGTACATACGGTCTTCGGTACGACCGGCCCCTATCAGCTGCTTTCGCCTCTTCTGTCTGTACTTTTCATTCCGTTCTATCCTGCTGTAATGCTTCTGCATCTTCTGGGTATGGGAAGCCTCTTCGATCCGGCCCTGTTGTGGCTCTTTTCGCTTCCCTCAACAGGAGAGCAGCATCTCTTTCCTCTCTGGGGAGCAGCACTCTATGTCGCACTTTCATTTGCGGCTATCCGTTACAGATATGCATTCTATCTCCTGCTTGGCATAGCGTTTGTCTATGCAGCTATTCTCTTTGCATAG
- a CDS encoding YihY family inner membrane protein, whose amino-acid sequence METNKLLREYYIFLRDFVKDLLDDRLGYYASSLSWSTIFSIIPLLVIILYVFTTLPLFQEMYDKVQELIFTNLMPTQSKEIMESINTFIANSDKLGMVGFFYVTFAAIMFFKNYDYIVNDIFELPSRGILKSIKTYLLLITLIPLMMGASFYLSKFIQSYLDSNSITSTIHLYYFLPFLIVWGAFYIAYQLSANKAIKKRAAMTSSFIASLIWYLSKSGFVFYVMHNKTYTSVYGSISTLLFFLLWIYISWAIFLHGLRFCYLLDKGSEIENI is encoded by the coding sequence TTGGAGACAAATAAACTTTTAAGAGAATACTATATTTTTCTGCGTGATTTTGTCAAAGATCTCCTCGATGACAGGCTGGGCTATTACGCTTCCAGCCTGAGCTGGAGTACGATCTTCTCCATCATCCCTCTTCTCGTGATCATCCTGTATGTCTTTACTACGCTTCCGCTGTTCCAGGAGATGTATGACAAGGTACAGGAACTCATTTTCACCAACCTCATGCCGACACAGTCCAAAGAGATCATGGAGAGTATCAACACATTCATTGCCAATTCCGACAAACTCGGGATGGTCGGTTTCTTCTATGTGACGTTTGCCGCCATCATGTTCTTCAAAAACTATGACTATATCGTCAATGATATCTTCGAACTGCCCAGCCGGGGCATTCTCAAAAGCATCAAAACCTATCTGCTCCTCATTACACTCATTCCGCTGATGATGGGGGCTTCATTCTATCTGTCGAAATTCATTCAGAGCTACCTGGACAGCAACAGTATCACCAGTACCATTCATCTCTACTATTTCCTGCCCTTCCTGATCGTCTGGGGTGCTTTTTACATCGCATACCAGCTCTCCGCCAACAAAGCCATCAAGAAAAGGGCCGCGATGACAAGTTCATTCATCGCCTCGCTGATCTGGTATCTCTCCAAGAGCGGTTTTGTCTTTTATGTCATGCACAACAAGACCTACACTTCCGTCTACGGCAGTATCAGCACCCTCCTCTTTTTCCTTCTATGGATCTACATCTCCTGGGCAATCTTCCTGCACGGCCTGCGCTTCTGTTACCTTCTGGACAAAGGCAGTGAAATAGAGAATATCTGA
- a CDS encoding FAD-binding oxidoreductase, which translates to MLDAKHIETLKEIVGKENVYSDKAHLIAYSYDATRTRFEPDAVVFPRNEEDVSRILVYCNHHGIVITPRGAGSGFTGGALPTSGGITLAMEKHMNRILEIDMENMVAVVQPGVINMDLQKAVEEVGLFYPPDPASEEYSTIGGNVSENAGGMRAAKYGITKDYVMALRAVRPNGDIIRAGKRTIKDVAGYNIAGILIASEGTLAVLTEITVKLIPKPKFRKAYMGIFPSVDDAMNAVFKSLAGGANPVAMEFMDSLVVQALKEKLGVELPEDAGALLIGDVDGNVSQEVEFQLEILEKSFRENGAQDFVIAHSDEERDKLWYARRNASPSITIFGSKKLNEDISVPRSMLPEALKRIYEIGDRYNFKVPCFGHAGDGNIHVNVMVDGSDENQLEEGHNAIEEIFELVVDMGGTLSGEHGIGTSKAPFMNIAFNDAELALFKDIKKAFDPNNILNPGKMGLPN; encoded by the coding sequence GTGCTTGATGCAAAACACATAGAGACACTCAAAGAGATCGTCGGGAAAGAGAATGTCTACAGTGACAAGGCGCACCTCATCGCCTACTCCTATGACGCGACACGTACCCGTTTCGAACCTGACGCGGTCGTCTTTCCCCGCAACGAAGAAGATGTAAGCCGCATTCTTGTCTACTGCAACCATCACGGTATCGTCATCACCCCGCGTGGCGCCGGTTCCGGGTTTACGGGAGGAGCACTGCCGACAAGCGGCGGTATCACGCTGGCCATGGAAAAACATATGAACAGGATCCTCGAGATCGACATGGAGAACATGGTTGCCGTTGTACAGCCCGGTGTGATCAACATGGACCTGCAGAAAGCCGTAGAAGAGGTCGGCCTCTTCTACCCGCCAGACCCGGCCAGCGAGGAGTACTCGACCATCGGCGGGAATGTTTCCGAGAATGCCGGAGGGATGCGTGCCGCCAAATACGGCATCACCAAAGACTATGTCATGGCGCTGCGTGCCGTGCGCCCCAATGGGGATATCATCCGTGCCGGCAAACGCACCATCAAGGATGTAGCGGGCTATAACATTGCCGGTATTCTTATCGCGTCTGAAGGTACCCTTGCCGTCCTTACCGAGATCACGGTCAAACTGATCCCGAAACCGAAATTCCGTAAAGCCTATATGGGGATCTTCCCTTCTGTCGATGATGCAATGAACGCTGTCTTCAAATCGCTTGCAGGCGGTGCGAACCCTGTTGCCATGGAATTCATGGATTCTCTTGTCGTTCAGGCACTCAAAGAGAAACTCGGAGTAGAACTCCCCGAAGATGCAGGTGCCCTGCTTATCGGTGATGTGGACGGGAATGTCTCACAGGAGGTAGAATTCCAGCTTGAGATCCTTGAAAAATCCTTCAGAGAGAACGGTGCACAGGATTTTGTGATCGCACACTCCGATGAGGAACGGGACAAACTCTGGTATGCCAGACGGAATGCCTCACCCTCCATCACCATCTTCGGGAGCAAGAAGCTCAATGAGGACATCTCCGTACCGCGAAGCATGCTGCCTGAAGCACTCAAAAGAATCTATGAGATCGGGGACCGCTACAACTTCAAAGTACCCTGCTTCGGACATGCCGGTGACGGAAATATCCATGTCAATGTCATGGTGGACGGCTCCGATGAAAATCAGCTTGAAGAGGGACATAATGCCATTGAAGAGATCTTTGAACTTGTTGTCGATATGGGAGGGACACTCAGCGGAGAGCACGGCATAGGTACGAGCAAAGCACCCTTCATGAATATCGCATTCAATGATGCCGAACTGGCGCTTTTCAAAGATATCAAAAAGGCGTTTGATCCGAATAATATCCTAAATCCGGGCAAGATGGGATTGCCGAACTAA
- a CDS encoding plasminogen-binding N-terminal domain-containing protein yields the protein MTKIALILLTALPLFAGFFPSTVHTSVASAKGDTLTLRSSFPANGMSGVVIHNYGSDLQAITAYIAQTSKGHAKVISRDIIHHDELPTIRTAVKAGDKVIGGYLYNNVMLLAPDAGTYAKVTSSYAKNWVHPDLFAIYLSKRGDAYPTRENLGEFARAYQIGLVAIVRKGSLVLLDPISGRIISKKAMGSLPAKAQFPFYMHFKEIRSGWFSKSGSGSYYQTMEAL from the coding sequence ATGACCAAGATAGCATTGATACTGCTTACTGCCCTGCCCCTCTTCGCAGGATTTTTTCCTTCCACCGTTCACACATCCGTTGCATCGGCAAAAGGGGATACGCTGACACTTCGTTCTTCGTTCCCGGCGAACGGTATGAGCGGTGTTGTGATACATAACTACGGCAGTGACCTGCAGGCCATCACCGCCTATATCGCCCAGACATCAAAGGGACATGCAAAAGTGATCAGCAGAGATATCATCCACCACGATGAACTGCCGACCATCAGAACGGCCGTCAAGGCAGGTGACAAGGTCATAGGCGGCTATCTTTACAACAATGTGATGCTTCTTGCACCCGATGCAGGTACCTATGCGAAGGTCACTTCATCTTACGCCAAGAACTGGGTCCACCCCGATCTCTTTGCCATCTATCTTTCCAAAAGAGGCGATGCCTATCCGACCAGGGAGAACCTTGGCGAATTCGCAAGGGCCTATCAGATAGGCCTTGTCGCTATCGTACGCAAAGGCAGTCTGGTACTGCTCGATCCGATCTCAGGCAGGATCATCAGCAAAAAAGCCATGGGCAGCCTGCCGGCAAAAGCACAGTTCCCGTTCTATATGCACTTCAAGGAGATCCGCTCAGGCTGGTTCTCCAAAAGCGGTTCGGGCAGTTACTACCAGACGATGGAGGCACTGTAG
- a CDS encoding peptidoglycan DD-metalloendopeptidase family protein yields MKYLAALILMFSFAFGMKAEMKEWPKDLTFSDYLDAHDISKGMLDSISKKDQEYLSDIQSRYKYYELLDNDGTLMQALIPISREMQIHLFKEVESDRYKFDIIPIVYRTHEYFAKVIINSNPYVDAKKAINRDSVAKKASQALKDIINTKKLHKGDMISFVYTQRTRLGVPYTMPDIKVMKVKTKKINQFIYVDEDGHGYKETDKKVAYTVTGKKKVTYTRRVKGKGTTFGMPLRHARVTSSFSYRRWHPILHRYRPHHGTDFGARRGTPLLAVNDGTVSYAGWKGGYGRVVQIRHAGGYESFYAHQSRMRVKRGQKVKKGQIIGYVGSSGRSTGPHLHFGLKKNGRWVDPMKYLRKKSIKTSILKKFTKYENVAEIRYKKVSIKGTEENRMKLQAYLLNDTPSYIWGRTYEGEVHINDREKFEDEE; encoded by the coding sequence ATGAAGTATCTTGCAGCACTCATTTTAATGTTCAGTTTCGCATTTGGCATGAAGGCCGAGATGAAAGAGTGGCCCAAAGACCTCACCTTCTCCGACTATCTCGATGCGCACGATATCTCCAAAGGAATGCTTGATTCCATCTCCAAAAAAGACCAGGAGTATCTCTCCGATATTCAAAGCAGGTATAAATACTATGAGCTCCTGGATAATGACGGTACCCTGATGCAGGCGCTTATCCCTATCAGCAGGGAGATGCAGATACATCTTTTCAAAGAGGTTGAAAGCGACAGATACAAGTTCGATATCATTCCTATCGTCTACAGGACCCATGAATATTTTGCCAAAGTGATCATCAACTCAAATCCTTATGTCGACGCAAAGAAAGCCATTAACAGAGACAGTGTGGCCAAAAAAGCTTCGCAGGCACTCAAAGATATCATCAATACCAAGAAACTGCATAAAGGGGATATGATCTCTTTTGTCTATACCCAGCGCACCAGACTGGGAGTACCGTATACCATGCCGGATATCAAAGTGATGAAGGTCAAGACCAAAAAGATCAACCAGTTCATCTATGTGGATGAGGATGGACACGGGTATAAAGAGACAGATAAAAAGGTCGCCTATACGGTGACAGGAAAGAAGAAAGTGACCTATACCAGACGGGTGAAAGGCAAGGGAACGACCTTCGGTATGCCGCTTCGCCATGCACGTGTTACCTCGAGTTTCTCCTACAGACGCTGGCATCCGATCCTGCATCGCTACCGTCCGCATCACGGAACGGATTTTGGTGCAAGACGGGGTACACCGCTGCTTGCGGTCAATGACGGGACAGTAAGTTATGCCGGATGGAAGGGTGGCTATGGACGGGTTGTGCAGATAAGACATGCCGGCGGCTACGAATCCTTTTATGCCCATCAGAGCCGTATGCGTGTCAAACGGGGACAGAAAGTGAAAAAAGGACAGATCATCGGATATGTAGGAAGTTCGGGACGAAGTACCGGTCCGCATCTGCACTTTGGACTCAAGAAGAACGGGCGCTGGGTCGATCCGATGAAATACCTGCGCAAAAAATCCATCAAGACATCGATCTTGAAGAAATTTACCAAATATGAAAATGTGGCAGAGATACGATATAAAAAAGTAAGCATCAAAGGAACGGAGGAGAACCGAATGAAGCTGCAGGCATATCTGCTTAACGATACACCTTCCTATATCTGGGGCAGAACATATGAAGGTGAGGTCCATATCAATGACAGGGAGAAGTTTGAAGATGAAGAATAA
- a CDS encoding NUDIX domain-containing protein encodes MKNKIEKFTLKPLEDPKFITTARATYEQNGIAKSWEIVKAHDSVAILIYHTQFDAFILVQQFRPAVYINNNNGLTVELCAGIVDKELPLKQIAKEEVEEECGYDVPLEKIEKITSFYTSVGFAGSRQTLYYAEVDEAMKVSEGGGVDGELIEVLTLPTQEAEALIFDEKIAKTPGLMFAFMWWEQKRRALNS; translated from the coding sequence ATGAAGAATAAGATCGAGAAGTTTACTCTCAAGCCTCTGGAAGATCCAAAATTCATCACGACGGCGCGGGCAACATATGAACAGAACGGTATTGCAAAAAGCTGGGAGATCGTCAAGGCTCATGACTCTGTGGCGATACTCATCTATCATACACAGTTCGATGCCTTCATCCTGGTACAGCAATTCCGTCCTGCTGTGTATATCAACAATAACAATGGTCTGACGGTAGAACTGTGTGCGGGTATTGTTGATAAGGAACTTCCCCTGAAGCAGATCGCTAAAGAAGAGGTCGAAGAGGAGTGCGGGTATGATGTACCGCTTGAAAAGATAGAGAAGATCACCTCTTTTTATACGTCTGTCGGCTTTGCGGGAAGCAGGCAGACACTTTACTATGCAGAGGTGGATGAAGCGATGAAAGTCTCAGAGGGTGGTGGTGTGGATGGTGAGCTTATAGAAGTGCTAACCCTCCCTACCCAGGAAGCGGAAGCGCTGATATTTGATGAGAAGATCGCAAAAACACCGGGATTGATGTTCGCGTTCATGTGGTGGGAACAAAAGCGCAGAGCGCTTAATTCCTAA